The following are from one region of the Magallana gigas chromosome 6, xbMagGiga1.1, whole genome shotgun sequence genome:
- the LOC105341331 gene encoding probable G-protein coupled receptor 139 isoform X2 has product MGLLDSLKTTMSLNASFDSNLTTPLYNESSTAAIHYDIYSTFCPEAVAVDKYVTPYTYVIGFPGNIFSLIIWLQRRMRNSSGYYLAALALVDLVFLSLQVVYELNEKWEVKCLDLPFICEFYPIIFLTSQYLSPILVLSFTVERYISICHPFKREAWCTTRNAKIVIVCTTVGCLCINSIQGFFWSYDSQNKKCFLRGSVVEYGTASFWTIWTWCVEAFVFLLVPLSILYFNIHVIVEARKLSKFEQSTLHSRTHRNSATTVMLLAVSFYQIFTTLPVTVIVTLYYTFPPGIEKDLPEITDAWRAHFQYYWAKTVIEEIGMTHYAGNFYIYMLTGKIFRQEFKKLMRPLIGGLKVKLTNTSMTEYSTVRTGSVKNRKEVTVRMCNGKSNGHPIDSTESEPVLNSSETQL; this is encoded by the exons ATGGGCCTATTGGATTCATTGAAG ACGACAATGTCACTGAATGCGTCCTTTGATAGTAACCTGACCACACCTCTGTACAACGAATCGTCCACCGCAGCCATCCATTATGACATATACTCTACTTTCTGTCCAGAGGCCGTGGCTGTCGATAAATACGTCACTCCTTACACTTACGTCATTGGATTTCCCGGGAACATATTTTCTCTTATCATATGGCTCCAGCGGCGCATGCGCAACTCATCCGGATATTACCTTGCTGCTTTGGCTCTTGTGGACCTTGTGTTTTTGTCACTGCAAGTTGTATATGAACTCAATGAAAAGTGGGAAGTGAAATGCTTGGATTTACCTTTCATTTGTGAATTTTACCCCATAATATTCTTGACATCTCAATATTTGTCCCCGATTCTAGTACTGTCGTTTACTGTTGAACGATACATCAGTATCTGTCACCCGTTCAAAAGAGAGGCATGGTGTACTACGAGAAATGCTAAGATTGTTATTGTCTGTACAACCGTGGGTTGTTTATGCATAAACAGCATTCAGGGGTTTTTCTGGTCCTACGACTCGCAAAATAAGAAGTGTTTTCTTCGAGGATCAGTGGTTGAATATGGGACTGCGTCGTTTTGGACAATATGGACTTGGTGTGTGGAAGCATTTGTGTTTCTGTTAGTGCCATTGTCAATTCTATATTTCAATATCCATGTGATTGTGGAAGCTAGAAAACTTTCAAAGTTTGAACAGAGTACGCTTCATTCCCGAACGCATCGAAACTCCGCAACAACAGTGATGCTTTTAGCAGTTTcattttaccaaatatttaccACACTTCCGGTGACGGTCATTGTGACCCTGTATTATACTTTCCCTCCAGGTATCGAGAAAGATTTACCGGAAATTACGGACGCTTGGAGAGCACATTTCCAGTATTACTGGGCAAAAACTGTTATTGAAGAAATAGGTATGACTCATTATGCtggaaatttttacatatatatgctGACTGGAAAAATTTTCAGACAGGAGTTTAAAAAACTTATGAGGCCGTTGATTGGCGGACTGAAGGTTAAACTTACAAACACTTCAATGACCGAATATTCAACTGTCCGAACCGGAAGTGTCAAGAATAGAAAGGAAGTCACAGTACGCATGTGCAATGGAAAGTCCAATGGTCACCCAATAGACTCTACCGAAAGTGAGCCTGTTCTTAACTCTTCCGAAACTCAGTTGTGA
- the LOC105341331 gene encoding probable G-protein coupled receptor 139 isoform X1: MTPGGCLTLPVIYVLCTTMSLNASFDSNLTTPLYNESSTAAIHYDIYSTFCPEAVAVDKYVTPYTYVIGFPGNIFSLIIWLQRRMRNSSGYYLAALALVDLVFLSLQVVYELNEKWEVKCLDLPFICEFYPIIFLTSQYLSPILVLSFTVERYISICHPFKREAWCTTRNAKIVIVCTTVGCLCINSIQGFFWSYDSQNKKCFLRGSVVEYGTASFWTIWTWCVEAFVFLLVPLSILYFNIHVIVEARKLSKFEQSTLHSRTHRNSATTVMLLAVSFYQIFTTLPVTVIVTLYYTFPPGIEKDLPEITDAWRAHFQYYWAKTVIEEIGMTHYAGNFYIYMLTGKIFRQEFKKLMRPLIGGLKVKLTNTSMTEYSTVRTGSVKNRKEVTVRMCNGKSNGHPIDSTESEPVLNSSETQL, encoded by the exons ATGACGCCGGGCGGCTGTCTAACCCTTCCCGTTATATATGTGCTATGT ACGACAATGTCACTGAATGCGTCCTTTGATAGTAACCTGACCACACCTCTGTACAACGAATCGTCCACCGCAGCCATCCATTATGACATATACTCTACTTTCTGTCCAGAGGCCGTGGCTGTCGATAAATACGTCACTCCTTACACTTACGTCATTGGATTTCCCGGGAACATATTTTCTCTTATCATATGGCTCCAGCGGCGCATGCGCAACTCATCCGGATATTACCTTGCTGCTTTGGCTCTTGTGGACCTTGTGTTTTTGTCACTGCAAGTTGTATATGAACTCAATGAAAAGTGGGAAGTGAAATGCTTGGATTTACCTTTCATTTGTGAATTTTACCCCATAATATTCTTGACATCTCAATATTTGTCCCCGATTCTAGTACTGTCGTTTACTGTTGAACGATACATCAGTATCTGTCACCCGTTCAAAAGAGAGGCATGGTGTACTACGAGAAATGCTAAGATTGTTATTGTCTGTACAACCGTGGGTTGTTTATGCATAAACAGCATTCAGGGGTTTTTCTGGTCCTACGACTCGCAAAATAAGAAGTGTTTTCTTCGAGGATCAGTGGTTGAATATGGGACTGCGTCGTTTTGGACAATATGGACTTGGTGTGTGGAAGCATTTGTGTTTCTGTTAGTGCCATTGTCAATTCTATATTTCAATATCCATGTGATTGTGGAAGCTAGAAAACTTTCAAAGTTTGAACAGAGTACGCTTCATTCCCGAACGCATCGAAACTCCGCAACAACAGTGATGCTTTTAGCAGTTTcattttaccaaatatttaccACACTTCCGGTGACGGTCATTGTGACCCTGTATTATACTTTCCCTCCAGGTATCGAGAAAGATTTACCGGAAATTACGGACGCTTGGAGAGCACATTTCCAGTATTACTGGGCAAAAACTGTTATTGAAGAAATAGGTATGACTCATTATGCtggaaatttttacatatatatgctGACTGGAAAAATTTTCAGACAGGAGTTTAAAAAACTTATGAGGCCGTTGATTGGCGGACTGAAGGTTAAACTTACAAACACTTCAATGACCGAATATTCAACTGTCCGAACCGGAAGTGTCAAGAATAGAAAGGAAGTCACAGTACGCATGTGCAATGGAAAGTCCAATGGTCACCCAATAGACTCTACCGAAAGTGAGCCTGTTCTTAACTCTTCCGAAACTCAGTTGTGA
- the LOC105341331 gene encoding probable G-protein coupled receptor 139 isoform X3: protein MSLNASFDSNLTTPLYNESSTAAIHYDIYSTFCPEAVAVDKYVTPYTYVIGFPGNIFSLIIWLQRRMRNSSGYYLAALALVDLVFLSLQVVYELNEKWEVKCLDLPFICEFYPIIFLTSQYLSPILVLSFTVERYISICHPFKREAWCTTRNAKIVIVCTTVGCLCINSIQGFFWSYDSQNKKCFLRGSVVEYGTASFWTIWTWCVEAFVFLLVPLSILYFNIHVIVEARKLSKFEQSTLHSRTHRNSATTVMLLAVSFYQIFTTLPVTVIVTLYYTFPPGIEKDLPEITDAWRAHFQYYWAKTVIEEIGMTHYAGNFYIYMLTGKIFRQEFKKLMRPLIGGLKVKLTNTSMTEYSTVRTGSVKNRKEVTVRMCNGKSNGHPIDSTESEPVLNSSETQL, encoded by the coding sequence ATGTCACTGAATGCGTCCTTTGATAGTAACCTGACCACACCTCTGTACAACGAATCGTCCACCGCAGCCATCCATTATGACATATACTCTACTTTCTGTCCAGAGGCCGTGGCTGTCGATAAATACGTCACTCCTTACACTTACGTCATTGGATTTCCCGGGAACATATTTTCTCTTATCATATGGCTCCAGCGGCGCATGCGCAACTCATCCGGATATTACCTTGCTGCTTTGGCTCTTGTGGACCTTGTGTTTTTGTCACTGCAAGTTGTATATGAACTCAATGAAAAGTGGGAAGTGAAATGCTTGGATTTACCTTTCATTTGTGAATTTTACCCCATAATATTCTTGACATCTCAATATTTGTCCCCGATTCTAGTACTGTCGTTTACTGTTGAACGATACATCAGTATCTGTCACCCGTTCAAAAGAGAGGCATGGTGTACTACGAGAAATGCTAAGATTGTTATTGTCTGTACAACCGTGGGTTGTTTATGCATAAACAGCATTCAGGGGTTTTTCTGGTCCTACGACTCGCAAAATAAGAAGTGTTTTCTTCGAGGATCAGTGGTTGAATATGGGACTGCGTCGTTTTGGACAATATGGACTTGGTGTGTGGAAGCATTTGTGTTTCTGTTAGTGCCATTGTCAATTCTATATTTCAATATCCATGTGATTGTGGAAGCTAGAAAACTTTCAAAGTTTGAACAGAGTACGCTTCATTCCCGAACGCATCGAAACTCCGCAACAACAGTGATGCTTTTAGCAGTTTcattttaccaaatatttaccACACTTCCGGTGACGGTCATTGTGACCCTGTATTATACTTTCCCTCCAGGTATCGAGAAAGATTTACCGGAAATTACGGACGCTTGGAGAGCACATTTCCAGTATTACTGGGCAAAAACTGTTATTGAAGAAATAGGTATGACTCATTATGCtggaaatttttacatatatatgctGACTGGAAAAATTTTCAGACAGGAGTTTAAAAAACTTATGAGGCCGTTGATTGGCGGACTGAAGGTTAAACTTACAAACACTTCAATGACCGAATATTCAACTGTCCGAACCGGAAGTGTCAAGAATAGAAAGGAAGTCACAGTACGCATGTGCAATGGAAAGTCCAATGGTCACCCAATAGACTCTACCGAAAGTGAGCCTGTTCTTAACTCTTCCGAAACTCAGTTGTGA